GCCCTGTGTCCCTCAAACTTTAATTTAAGCCTATTTTatcttattgatatttttttatttatatgcaCCTTAAATGATAAGGTAACTTACCAATAATTAAAGATGTTCTATACCCAAAATCATATAATTCCATGATATTTGGTTGAAGTTGGATGAGTTCTATTGAATAGATATAATGTGtgtatctttattttttgactACGAAAGGATtgtgtaattattttatcgGATTTTTTAAGTGGCACGTAATATAAGCAAAATGAAtgtagaaaattatttttaaaaggtaaaaacaatttttttcaatgaaCGAAAGGTGTTCACTAGTTAATTTACGACTATTAAATCACTCTTGATGAATTTTTACGTACGCCTTCTTCATCATTGTCGCCATTCCTCTTgtctccttttatttttacgCGAAATTTTCTACAAAACTTTTACCCCAAAGAAATGTTGTATACTTGTATAGGATGGAAATTACGTAAATTGATGTAAATAATACATTATAATATAGATGTGGAGGGGCCTCATATTTTCCAGCTAGAAAAGCTACAACTAACTTCATTTATAATCAAACTACTATTGCCTCTCTTTGAAGGAAAATTATGGCAAAAGattgttcttcattaattCCGATTGCAACTGCTCATGCAAATTTCTCAATCATGAAAGATCACTAGagtagaaaaaaaaggtagagatatttatattcataaacaCATTTGATTCGTTTCAACATtgaattctaaattttaataattatttatcattcaTTAAGCTTCTTTAATACCACTTATGCTTTTTTTGTAAAGTTTTGTTTcgtctctattttattttttgatactACTAATAAGTCTATTAATTAAACcatcaaaaccaaaaaataggAACACTTGCACCAAAACTGATAGTGCAGTTTGATTTCcatttgttgtttttgaacaaaatattttctttcaacTAACTTAAACTTGATTTCCTTCGGTTTTATTTCACCGAAAAGGACAACATActaataaaagataaaataggTTATCAAAATGTTGACTTAAAACTTTATTAGATGTTAACCACTACTCTACGGCTAAGATTCTCCTAACATTGTTCAATTATTTGGTTCACCTATGCCATTAAATATCagttcagaaaaaaaaaacttgaaattaTATGTCTGAATTCAGATGGAAcagttaaataaatagtagcAAATTATCACAAAATTGGTCAATTTCTAGTCCATTCCACAACTCAAGGTTGCATATAAAGAAACTAtggttttgaatttgttcACAATCGTCACAAGATAGAAAGTTTGATTGTTCAcatggaatatatatttaatgtttttcaatcaaataacTTCATATGTTTTATGCATGTACGACATTGTTAAAATTACTAACAATGACTGctatcaataatttttccGACTATCATACTACTAAATATAGTTCACCAAAAAATGCATCATGTGATAAGgcaaacaaattcaaattttgactatttttataaagttaTGGGGCATCCcataattttactataattaatttcgaTAATTTATCCTTAAGTAAGccatatatgtatgtatgtgtgaAAATCGTCACTCTTGATTTTCTTAGTAGTAAAGaaaattgtttattcaaaGTCCACGGTTGTCGAAGACTTGGTAAACGTAGTCAAATTGAAGAAACAaactttgattttataaaattcgaATCCTTGTCAGTTCAATTCCTTTCCACAAAGTGGAAAATAACACACTAACTTTGACTCCTTGGTCGATAATTGCGTACTCATCAATTAAACATTCAATACAACGgttagtaattttaatccttaatttattagaattaatataatgtcacattttaccatttcgcGTGtttcataataagagtcacatttcgcTTTATTGCGGATGtttcataataagagtcacatttcactttattgCGGATGtttcataataagagtcacatttcacttttaccataaatggtaagtggacttcatattccaccaaccaATTATACTcaccttttattataaaactaatatatatataagtgagactcataatccactaacttattcaacacacttttctttacatttcttaaacccGTGCCCACACTAAATATGACACttaatgtgggacggagataGTTAAATAATGcttcctccgtccgccattaggagtcccattttttggcggcacgagttttaaaatatattaagaaaaatgggtgaaaaaaagttaagttgaatatgagtctcacttgtatattattaccatttatggtaaaagtgaaccgagactcttTTTCGCAGACGGAGAAAGTaattgttaaaattctaaaacaaaaatcaaatgaattgTCGCAAACCTCACTCCACGGCTCCAACTTCCCCACCAAAAAGAGTTAAATCACCATTAATGTCACCGACtaacaatttgttttttattcatCTCTCAACCAAAAAAGCCTCTtaatttgtgaattgtgattatACGTTAGGTATATGATGAAATGAATAGTTAACTGAACTTTTGTTAATAAGACTTGAACTctggaaattatttttcttggatatTAACCATTTTACAAATGAAAATCACGCACACATAGGGGTtctttttattgataaattaatggaAATCAAAAGATcgaaacacaatttttttcgatttgtCACAAATGCAATATGCAAAAAGCAAcagaatatatttaaaaattaaaaactcctttttcaaaaaccaaaactttTCCTCCAAAATTGACCCCGCgttttctcatctctctcccAACTAAACCACCTTTTCTCCTTCCTCCGTCTTCTCCAGTCTCCACCGCTCacggcgccgccgccgcctctccTCCTCCCTCCGTTCATATTCCGCCGCCTCACAACACTCCTTCCATGGGGAATTGCAACGCCTGCATCCGCCCTCCCGAATCCGACCCCTCCAATTCAAAGCCCCAAACCCCCAAAAAGCCCCGCAAAAACCACCACGGCGAGCACTCCCCCAACCCCTACGCCCGCTCCCCGGCCCCGATCCGCGTGCTCAAGCACCTCCCGCCGCGCTCGCCGCGCATCTCCGACAAGTACGTCCTCGGCCGCGAGCTCGGCCGCGGCGAGTTCGGGATCACCTACCTCTGCACCGACCGCGACACGCGCGAGGCGCTCGCGTGCAAGTCGATCTCGAAGCGGAAGCTCCGCACCGCCGTCGACGTCGAGGACGTCCGCCGCGAGGTCGAGATCATGTCCAGCCTCCCCGAGCACGCCAACGTCGTGCGGATGCGCGCCGCCTACGAGGACGCCGAGGCCGTGCACCTAGTCATGGAGCTCTGCGAGGGCGGGGAGCTCTTCGACCGCATCGTGGCGCGCGGCCACTACAGCGAGAgggccgccgccgccgtcgcgAGGACCGTCGCCGAGGTCGTCCGGATGTGCCACCACAACGGCGTTATGCATCGCGATTTGAAGCCGGAGAATTTCCTCTTCGCGAATAAGAAGGAGAATTCGCCGCTCAAAGTCATCGATTTCGGATTGTCGGTGTTCTTCAAGCCTGGTGCGTTTCCGATTTCCTCTGTTTCTGAAAATTCAGAAAGCAAAAGCACTATAATTAAACTCTAACTGAGGATTCATCTGATACAAATCGAGAATTTAGAGATAGATGCATGGTATTTAAAGCTCTAATTGAGGATTTTCTGATACAAATCGAGAATTTAGAGGTAAGATGCATGACATTTAAGCTCTAATTGAGGATTATTCTGATACAAACCGAGAATTTAGAGATAGATGCATAGTATTTAGGCTCTAATTGAGGATTATTCTGATACAAATCGAGAATTTGGAGATGAGATGCATGATATTTAAGCTCTAATTGGGGATAATtctgatataattatgtgtttttcctTCCGTTTGAGCTTAAATTTTGCTATATTTACCATTTCTGGAAACAGGTGAAAGGTTTTCTGAAATTGTGGGGAGTCCATATTATATGGCGCCGGAGGTGTTGAAGCGAAACTACGGACCCGAAGTAGATATATGGAGTGCTGGGGTGATTTTGTATATTCTCTTGTGTGGCGTTCCTCCGTTCTGGGCCGGTATATTCAGCTTTGTCGTCTAGATTCGAATCTCAGAGGCAATAAACACGATAATTGATGAGATTTCGCTCTATTTCTTGGTTAATGCAGAAAGCGAGCAAGGTGTGGCGCTTGCGATTTTGAGAGGAGTGATTGATTTCAAGAGGGAGCCATGGCCACAGGTTTCTGAAAGTGCAAAAAGCCTTGTTAGGCAAATGCTGGAGCCAGACATCGAAAAGCGTTTGACAGCCCAGCAGGTTCTCGGTGAGTTTCATTAATGTTCGGAACATAATGTTCGATCCTCGATTGATAAACTAGCTGTTCTAGTGTAGCCCTAAATTTCTAGCAATCCATGGAAAGTGTCACTTATGCATATCCATTTTTCGATAACACTCTTGTAATACGAGAACAGATTTGATGCAAAGATGTTTGTTCGGGTAAAAACAGAGTATCCGAGCATATTTAGTTTGCTAATCTTGAAAATCAAGACATGTGAATTTATGCAGCATTTTGTTTCTGAGCAGATCATCCATGGATACAAAATGCGAAAAAGGCTCCAAACGTACCGTTGGGAGATATTGTGAGAGCAAGACTCAAGCAATTTTCCGGCATGAATAGATTCAAGAAGAAAGCATTGAGAGTAAGCATCTGGCCTTAATGTGACTGTATTGGTAGACTTTGAGCTTCACAAAGTTCTTCCCCAGCAGAGTTTAGGAAATATAGTTACTTCACTCTGTCGTAACGATTAATGCGACTGTGTAGGTAATCGCGGAACATTTGTCTGTTGAAGAGGTCGAAATAATCAGAGATATGTTCGCCTTGATGGATACTGACAATGATGGGAAGATAACGTTCGAGGAACTAAAAGCTGGTATGAGGAAAGTGGGTTCTCAGCTTGCAGATCCTGAGATAAGGCTGCTGATGGATGTGGTAAGTCacccaatttcaattttgatacCATTAAAGAGTGTTTCGTTCACTGCAAGTGTCCTAACTCAAGAACTATTATCTCTAAATTTAACAGGCCGATGTTGATGGGAACGGTGTGTTGGACTATGGGGAGTTTGTGGCCGTCACAATCCACCTACAAAGGATGGAGAACGAGGGGCATTTCCGCAAGGCATTTACGTTCTTCGACAAAGATGAGAGTGGGTACATAGAGCTAGACGAGCTGCGAGAA
The genomic region above belongs to Salvia hispanica cultivar TCC Black 2014 chromosome 3, UniMelb_Shisp_WGS_1.0, whole genome shotgun sequence and contains:
- the LOC125213967 gene encoding calcium-dependent protein kinase 10-like; the encoded protein is MGNCNACIRPPESDPSNSKPQTPKKPRKNHHGEHSPNPYARSPAPIRVLKHLPPRSPRISDKYVLGRELGRGEFGITYLCTDRDTREALACKSISKRKLRTAVDVEDVRREVEIMSSLPEHANVVRMRAAYEDAEAVHLVMELCEGGELFDRIVARGHYSERAAAAVARTVAEVVRMCHHNGVMHRDLKPENFLFANKKENSPLKVIDFGLSVFFKPGERFSEIVGSPYYMAPEVLKRNYGPEVDIWSAGVILYILLCGVPPFWAESEQGVALAILRGVIDFKREPWPQVSESAKSLVRQMLEPDIEKRLTAQQVLDHPWIQNAKKAPNVPLGDIVRARLKQFSGMNRFKKKALRVIAEHLSVEEVEIIRDMFALMDTDNDGKITFEELKAGMRKVGSQLADPEIRLLMDVADVDGNGVLDYGEFVAVTIHLQRMENEGHFRKAFTFFDKDESGYIELDELREALVGDSGEPELDVLNDIMRDADTDKDGRISYDEFVAMMKTGTDWRKASRQYSRERFKSLSLNLMKDGSLHLQDGFTGQTVVV